The following coding sequences lie in one Lolium perenne isolate Kyuss_39 chromosome 2, Kyuss_2.0, whole genome shotgun sequence genomic window:
- the LOC127335943 gene encoding lysine histidine transporter-like 8: protein MSSEVHSAPPTPRPVSTPPSQMHSPAPSRSPLRAMVTPLASPVRKAVASVKGYLEDVGHITRLADPHDAWLPITASQSGNSYYAAFHSLSSGIGFQALVLPAAFASLGWTWAIVCLTAAFAWQLYTLRLLVNLHEPVAGGTRYSRYMHLATTVFGEKWGKILALLPTMYLSAGTCTALIIVGGGSMKILFSIACGPACVARPLTTVEWYVVFICVAVVLSQLPNLNSIAGVSLVAGTAAVGYCTMIWAVSVAKGRVAGASHDPVKAAGDVDRTIAVLNGLGIIAFAFRGHNLVLEIQGTMPSTLKHPSHVPMWKGVKFAYLVVALCLYPVAVGGFWAYGDQMPPNGVLSALYKFHSRDVSRLVVGLATLLVVVNCLTTFQLYAMPVFDNMEAGYVHKKHRPCPWWLRAGFRTFFGAVNLLIAVAMPFLSELAGLLGGISLPVTLAYPCFMWVAIMKPPRGSAMWCLNWALGSLGMVLSFALIVGNLWGLVARGLHVHFFKPE, encoded by the exons ATGTCCAGCGAGGTGCACTCGGCGCCACCGACGCCGCGGCCGGTGTCCACCCCGCCGTCGCAGATGCACTCCCCGGCGCCCAGCCGGTCGCCGCTGCGCGCGATGGTGACGCCGCTCGCCAGCCCCGTAAGGAAGGCGGTGGCGAGCGTGAAGGGCTACCTGGAGGACGTTGGCCACATCACGCGGCTCGCCGACCCGCACGACGCCTGGCTCCCCATCACCGCGTCCCAGAGCGGCAACTCCTACTACGCCGCCTTCCACAGCCTCAGCTCCGGCATCGGCTTCCAGGCGCTCGTGCTCCCCGCCGCCTTCGCCTCCCTCGGATG GACGTGGGCGATCGTCTGCCTGACCGCGGCGTTCGCGTGGCAGCTCTACACGCTACGGCTGCTCGTAAACCTCCACGAGCCCGTCGCCGGCGGCACGCGGTACAGCCGGTACATGCACCTCGCCACGACCGTTTTCG GCGAGAAATGGGGGAAGATCCTGGCGCTGCTCCCGACGATGTACCTGTCGGCGGGCACCTGCACGGCGCTCATCATCGTGGGCGGCGGCAGCATGAAGATCCTCTTCAGCATCGCGTGCGGGCCGGCGTGCGTGGCGCGGCCGCTCACCACCGTGGAGTGGTACGTCGTCTTCATCTGCGTCGCCGTGGTGCTCTCCCAGCTCCCCAACCTCAACTCCATCGCCGGCGTCTCCCTGGTCGCCGGCACCGCGGCGGTCGGGTACTGCACCATGATCTGGGCCGTGTCCGTggccaaggggagggtggccggcgcgtccCACGACCCGGTCAAGGCCGCCGGCGACGTGGACAGGACCATCGCGGTCCTCAATGGCCTCGGCATCATCGCGTTCGCTTTCAGGGGGCACAATCTTGTCCTCGAGATTCAG GGAACAATGCCGTCGACTCTGAAGCACCCCTCTCACGTGCCCATGTGGAAGGGCGTCAAGTTCGCCTACCTCGTCGTCGCCCTCTGCCTCTACCCCGTCGCCGTCGGCGGCTTCTGGGCCTACGGCGACCAGATGCCGCCCAACGGGGTCCTGAGCGCGCTCTACAAGTTCCACAGCCGGGACGTGTCGCGGCTGGTGGTGGGGCTGGCCACGCTGCTGGTGGTCGTCAACTGCCTCACCACCTTCCAGCTCTACGCCATGCCGGTGTTCGACAACATGGAGGCCGGCTACGTGCACAAGAAGCACCGGCCGTGCCCCTGGTGGCTGCGCGCGGGGTTCCGCACCTTCTTCGGCGCCGTCAACCTCCTCATCGCCGTCGCGATGCCATTCCTCTCGGAGCTCGCGGGGCTCCTTGGCGGCATCTCGCTGCCGGTGACGCTTGCCTACCCGTGCTTCATGTGGGTGGCGATCATGAAGCCGCCGAGAGGCTCGGCGatgtggtgcctcaactgggcgcTCGGAAGCCTCGGCATGGTCCTCAGCTTCGCCCTCATCGTCGGGAACCTGTGGGGGCTCGTTGCCAGAGGCCTTCATGTGCACTTCTTCAAGCCCGAGTAG
- the LOC127335945 gene encoding L-ascorbate oxidase homolog, giving the protein MAAAAAALVTLACVCSLVLSAHGEAPYKFFDWNVSYGDINPLGAPQQGILINGQFPGPEIDCETNANLIVNVHNSLPEPFLLSWNGIQQRKNSWQDGVSGTNCPIPPGQNYTYRMQAKDQIGSFFYYPSLAFHKAAGGFGAIRINSRPRVPVPFPPPADEYTVLIGDWYNATHKALQTTMDNGTQLPFPDAILINGKGPHGGANFTVQQGNTYRLRISNVGLQNTLNFMIQDHNVTLVEVEGTHTVQNTYTSIDVHVGQSLSVLVTADRLPRDYHIVVSTRFTNQTLNSTAVLHYAGSSFPAWGRPPVVNTSDVDFSLEQARSIRTNLTASGPRPNPQGSYHYGSINVTRTIRLANSAGQVDGKLRYGVNGVSYVDAATPLKLADYYNLTGVFKMGGIADAPATTNGTGPNETNTGTELQNVTAVMDSDHRSFVEVVFENNEDTVQSWHLDGYSVFVVGMDKGVWSEQSRTTYNLVDAVARCTVQVYPRAWTAIFIALDNVGMWNLRSEDWTRRYLGQQFYLRVYTPTHSFRDELPIPDNALLCGQATNTSGLPFSLY; this is encoded by the exons atggcggcggcggcggcggcgctggttaCGCTCGCGTGCGTCTGCTCGCTCGTCCTCTCCGCGCACGGAGAGGCGCCGTACAAGTTCTTCGACTGGAATGTCAGCTATGGCGATATCAACCCGCTTGGAGCTCCGCAGCAG GGTATTCTGATCAACGGGCAGTTTCCGGGGCCGGAGATCGACTGCGAGACCAACGCCAATCTCATCGTCAACGTGCACAACAGCTTGCCGGAGCCGTTCCTACTTTCATG GAATGGGATCCAGCAAAGAAAGAACTCGTGGCAGGATGGCGTGTCCGGCACCAACTGCCCGATTCCTCCTGGCCAGAACTACACTTACCGTATGCAGGCGAAGGATCAGATTGGCAGCTTCTTCTACTACCCCTCACTCGCCTTCCACAAGGCTGCCGGCGGCTTCGGCGCCATCCGCATCAACAGCCGCCCCCGCGTCCCGGTCCCGTTTCCCCCGCCGGCCGACGAGTACACCGTGCTCATCGGTGATTGGTACAACGCCACCCACAAG GCTCTGCAAACCACGATGGACAACGGAACGCAGCTGCCTTTCCCGGACGCCATCCTGATCAATGGCAAGGGGCCGCACGGCGGCGCAAACTTCACCGTCCAGCAAGGGAACACGTACAGGCTGCGCATCTCCAACGTTGGCCTGCAGAACACTCTGAACTTCATGATCCAAGACCACAACGTGACGCTCGTGGAGGTGGAGGGCACACACACGGTGCAGAACACCTACACCTCCATCGACGTCCATGTCGGGCAGTCGCTGTCCGTGCTCGTCACCGCTGACCGCCTGCCCAGGGACTACCACATCGTCGTCTCCACCCGCTTCACCAACCAAACCCTTAACTCCACCGCCGTGCTGCACTACGCCGGCTCGAGCTTCCCCGCTTGGGGGCGGCCACCTGTTGTGAACACCAGCGACGTTGATTTTTCGCTTGAGCAGGCTCGCTCCATCAG GACGAACCTAACGGCGAGCGGGCCAAGGCCAAACCCACAGGGGTCGTACCACTACGGGTCCATCAATGTGACCCGCACCATCAGGCTGGCCAACTCGGCTGGGCAGGTCGACGGTAAGCTGAGGTATGGCGTGAATGGCGTGTCGTACGTGGACGCTGCCACGCCCCTCAAGTTGGCCGACTACTACAACCTCACCGGTGTGTTCAAGATGGGCGGTATCGCAGATGCGCCCGCGACAACCAACGGGACGGGTCCGAATGAGACCAACACCGGCACAGAGTTGCAGAATGTGACGGCCGTCATGGACTCCGACCACCGCTCCTTTGTCGAAGTGGTGTTCGAGAACAATGAGGACACCGTCCAGAGCTGGCACCTCGATGGGTATAGCGTCTTCGTAGTCGG GATGGACAAAGGAGTGTGGAGTGAGCAGAGCAGGACAACCTACAATCTTGTGGATGCAGTTGCGCGCTGCACGGTGCAA GTGTATCCTAGAGCATGGACGGCCATCTTCATCGCACTGGACAACGTGGGCATGTGGAACCTGAGATCAGAGGATTGGACAAGGAGGTACCTAGGCCAACAGTTCTACCTCCGGGTGTACACGCCAACACATTCCTTCCGTGATGAGCTCCCCATCCCGGACAATGCTCTCCTTTGTGGCCAGGcaaccaacaccagcggcctccccTTCTCTCTATACTAA
- the LOC127335944 gene encoding protein S-acyltransferase 10-like, whose protein sequence is MPCCGASDPDESARVPSQPQRHGSHGRKPWRYVRVVVLLLHVFFIGAILLLDPTLRSQIRQGNWYMMLYGVMVLLTLLQYLYTAKSSPGYVADMLRAGSGMHATFVNTATLSKKDRPLPKDGRLNSAMSRSKIEEQNQQSATPSLLLQMMDLYPPGSNSRDLTCSSCHLIQPPRTKHCHDCDKCVLKFDHHCTWLGTCIGKRNHCRFWWYLFEETTLIVWTVALYIQFLHLDMKESWLKGLTGLILLVLLILILVILMILLMLHTYLALTNQTTYEIARRRRITYLRGVPSKVYPFSNGICRNLYDLCLSREKGYVLEAVPPMEELEARARPYTCRDVICCRCC, encoded by the exons ATGCCCTGCTGCGGGGCAAGCGATCCCGACGAGTCCGCCAGAGTCCCGTCCCAGCCGCAGCGTCATGGCTCCCACG GGAGGAAGCCGTGGAGGTATGTCCGGGTAGTCGTGCTACTTCTTCATGTGTTCTTCATTGGCGCCATCTTGCTGCTCGATCCCACCCTCCGGAGCCAAATCCGTCAGGGCAACTG GTATATGATGTTATATGGAGTGATGGTGCTGCTTACCTTACTGCAGTACTTGTATACAGCTAAATCGTCTCCAGG GTATGTGGCTGATATGTTGAGAGCTGGATCAGGGATGCATGCAACCTTCGTCAATACAGCGACTCTCTCAAA AAAAGACAGGCCACTACCAAAGGATGGAAGATTAAATTCTGCCATGAGTCGCAGCAAAATAGAGGAACAAAACCAGCAATCAGCTACGCCTTCGTTGCTTCTGCAAATGATGGATCTATATCCTCCTGGATCTAACAGCAG GGATTTGACTTGCTCGTCCTGCCATCTCATTCAG CCACCACGCACCAAGCATTGTCATGATTGTGATAAATGTGTTCTCAAATTTGATCATCACTGTACATGGCTTGGAACATGCATTGGCAAACGGAATCATTGTCGTTTTTG GTGGTACCTATTTGAAGAAACAACTTTAATTGTTTGGACTGTTGCTCTCTACATTCAGTTCTTACATTTAGACATGAAGGAGTCCTG GTTGAAGGGTTTGACTGGTTTGATATTGTTGGTGCTGTTGATATTAATCCTCGTAATTTTGATGATCTTACTGATGTTGCATAC ttaccttgcTCTTACGAACCAAACAACGTATGAAATTGCCAGAAGGAGGCGAATCACTTACCTGAG GGGAGTCCCTAGCAAGGTTTACCCGTTCAGCAACGGTATCTGCAGGAACCTCTATGACCTCTGCCTCTCTAGAGAGAAGGGATATGTCCTGGAAGCAGTGCCTCCAATGGAAGAACTAGAAGCCCGAGCTAGACCGTACACATGCCGAGATGTAATCTGCTGCCGGTGCTGTTAG